GGTCCAGCACCGCGCGTTCGGCCACCGCCGGATCGCGATGCAGCAGGCTGGCGATCAGGTTCATGCTGTTGAACAGGAAATGCGGGCGGATGCGCGCCTGCAGCGCGTCAGCCTGCGCGCGCGCGTTGGCCTGCACCTGCGCCGCCCAGCGATCGCTCACGTAGAAGTAGCGCAGGGCCAGCGCGGCGATCAGTGCCGTGGTCGCCGCACTGCCAAGGGTGAAGCGCCAGAAGCTGATGCCGCGGGCGAAGCTGTCGCCCAGCACCGCGTAGAGTGCGTGCACGATGCCGGCGCAGACCACCGCGATCAGGGTCGCCAGCGCGATCGCCGCGATGGCACCCAGCATCTGCGGCAGCCTCGACAACGCCTGCCGCAGCAGGCACAGGCTGGCGGTCACCGCCAGCGCCAGCCACAGCGCAAAGCCGCTGGCCGACAACAGTTCGCCGAAGGTCCAATGACGACTGCCATCCGGGGCCAGGGCCAGCACCACCACCACCAGCTCGGCCAGGCCGAGCATCGCCGCCAGCCGCGGCAGGCGGCACAGTTCCGGCATCCACGGCGGTGTGCTGGCCGGGGGCATGGCTCAGGCGGCGCCCAGCCGTTCCTGCAACCAGTCACCCAGCGCCTGGATCTCTTCAGCGCAGACCTGGTGGGCCATCGGGTAGCTGTGCCATTCCACGTCCAGGCCCAGCGCCTGCAGGGCCTGCGCGCTGTGTACGGCCACCGCCTGCGGAATCACCGGGTCGCTGCTGCCATGGGCCATGAACACCGGCACCTGCACCGCACCGTCAACGCGCTTGGCGCTCTCGGCTTCCGGCAGATAGGTGGACAGTGCGATCAGGCCAGCCAGTGGCGCAGTGCGCGACAGTGCGGCGGTGAGGATGATCGCGCCGCCCTGCGAGAAGCCGGCCAGGAAGATCTTCTCCGGCGCGATGCCGCGCTCGATCTCACGCGCAATCAGCGCATCCAGCTGTGCCACCGATTCCCGCACCCCGGCCATGTCGGCGCGCGAGCGGAAATCCATGCCGACGATGTCGTACCAGCCGCGCATCGGCACGCCGTTGTTGATCGTGATCGGCCGCACCGGTGCGTGCGGGAACACGAAGCGCAGCGCGGGCCAGTGCGGGCGTACCAGTTCGGGCACGATCGGCGCGAAGTCATTGCCGTCGGCGCCGAGGCCGTGCAGCCAGATCACCGACCACTGCGGCGATACGCCGGTTTCCTGTTCGACCGTTTGCAGCATGATGCGGCTCCTTCAAGTTCGAGCCGCATTATGCCGCTGGCGCGGGGCGATCAGTACAGCGGCGGTTGCTCGGCCGCTTCCCGGCGCAGCTGGGCGGCGCGCACCAGCACCGTCGGCGGAATGTTCTCCTCGGGAATGTCGAGCAGGCCCAGGCGATGCAGGAAGGCACCGGGGCCGCGCGAGGACGTCAGGGCGACCACCGGCACCGCCAGCACCATGCCGATCACCACCGGCGCCATCCAGGCCGCCAGCGACGGCGATACCGCCCAGGCCACCAGGCCCATGAAGGCACCGAACACGCCCAGCCCGCCGTAGCCGCGGACCAGGGCCATCCACGAGATGCCACCATCGTCACGCTGCTGTGCGTCCCAGCCGGAATCGCGCCCGGACAGCACTTCGGCCACGCCGCGCGACTGCACGTACATCACCACCGGCGCCATCAGCGCGGCCAGAACGGTTTCCACCAGCATCGACACGAACGCGCGGATCGCGCCGCCACAGCCACGGCGGTCGACCGGGTCCAGCAGCATCGCCAGGTAGCCCAGCACCTTGGGCAGCAGCAGCACCGCCATGGTCGCGGCGAACAGGCGCACCACCTGTTCCTCGTCCTGGGCACGCCAGTACACGCTGGGGGACAGGTGCAGCAGGGCGTTGAAGTCGATGCCCTCCTGGAACAACGGAATGGCGATGCCGATCAGCATCAGCATCGCCCACATCGGCGCGGTGAAGTAATGGCCGATGCCGATCAGCATGTGCGTGCGGCTGATCCAGTGCAGGCCGCGGCTGCCGACCACCTTGCCGTGCTGCAGGTTGCCCTGGCACCAGCGGCGGTCGCGCACCAGCAGGTCGGTCAGCGTCGGCGGGCCTTCTTCGTAGCTGCCGCCCAGGTACGGCACCATGTGCGCGGCCCAGCCGCCACGCCGCATCAGCGCCGCTTCGACGAAATCATGGCTGAGCACGTGGCCGCCGAACGGCTTGCGCCCCGGCAGCGCCGGCAGGCCGGCGTGGTCGGCGAAGGCACGGGTGCGGATGATCGCGTTGTGGCCCCAGTAGTTGCTCTCGGCGCCATGCCACCAGGCCACGCCCCGGGCGATCACCGGGCCGTACACGCGGCCACCGAACTGCTGCATGCGGGCGAACAGGGTGCGGCCGCCGATCACCGACGGCAGGGTCTGGATCAGGCCGACATCGGCGTTGTGCTCCATGCCGGCCACCAGGCGCACGATGCTGTCGCCGGTCATCAGGCTGTCGGCGTCGAGGATCAGCATCTGCGGGTAGGCGCCACCGAAACGGCGCACCCAGTCGGCGATGTTGCCGGCCTTGCGTCCGCTGTTGTCGCCGCGACGGCGATAGAACAGGCGCGTCTGCCCGTCCGGCACGCGGTCGCGCAGTTCGGCGAAGACCTGTTCCTCGGCCGCGGCAATATCCTCGCGTCGGGTATCGCTGAGCACGAAGAAGTCGAAGCGTTCGAGCTGGCCGGTGGCCGCCACCGATTCGTAGATCGCCTGCAGGCCCGCCAGCAGGCGCCGCGGATCTTCGTTGTAGGTGGGCATCAGCAGCGCGGTGCGGCTGTGCACGGTCGGCAGCGGCTTGTCCGGGTCGATGCCGAGGCGATAGCCACGGTCGAACACGGCGGTCAGGAAGCCGGCCAGGGCGCTGGCGAAGGACAGCGCGATCCAGGCGAACAGGCCAACGAACAGCACCAGCAGGCACGCTTCCAGCACGCTGATGCCATTGGCCGACAGCACCCGCCACATCATGCGGGTGGCGATGGCGGTCATGGCCAGGGTGCCGCCGAAGATGTAGAACCGGCGCAGGCCGATCAGGCGTGGCGAGGTTCGGTGGCGACGGACCTTCAGCGCACCCTCGCGCAGGGTCTGCTCGGGCATCGGCAGCGGTGATTCGGCGGGCAGCAGCGCCCAGCCGGCGTCGAGCCGGGGTGCATCCGCTTCTGCGTGGATGGTTTGCCCCCCCATCACCGCTTACTCCCCACGGTCGGCATGGCCGGCCGTCCCGGCCGGGCTGCATGCACGAAGGTTCCCGGCGCGCCTTCCCGGCGCCCGCACTTGTCCTGGCTGTGCCGGCCCTTGGCCGCACAGTCGCTGTCTGTCACTACCGGAACCCACACGATCTCCAACGGGGCGGAATCGAAAATGCGGCCCAGTCTAGGGCGCCGGATGTAAGCCGAGTGCGAAGGTCTACGCCGGGATTTATCCCCATTCAGCAAACAGCAGGCGACGCCGCGCCCTGCGGCGCGATGTCGCTTCTTTGCATGGCGTACTGGATCGTAACAAACGCGAACGGTTATCATTTCATTAACCAGGCAGGTCACCGTCTTCCGGACGGCTGAGACCCACCCAGCTGCGCCGGCCCGAACCGAGCGCCCTACGACCCATGGAAGGGGGGCCTGCCTGCTTGTCTGCGCGCGCCCGTCGCTTCCATCCGGTCCCTCTCATCCGATGGAAGCCGTCATGTCCCAGCTGTCCCGTTCCCGTTCCGCGCGCCTGCCGCGCACTCGCCTGGCCAGTGCCCTGGCCACCGCCTGCCTGCTGACCGTGCCCGGCCTTGCCGCCGCCGAGGCCAGCGCCGATGCCTCCACCAAGGACCTGGATACCGTGGTGGTGACCGCTTCGGGCAACCAGCAATGGATCAAGGATGCGCCGGCCAGCATCAGCGTGATCAGCCGCGAGGACATCGCGCGCCAGCCGGTGCACGACCTGGCCACCCTGCTCAGCCGTGTGCCGGGCGTGACCGGCGGCCTCAGCGCCGTCGGCGAGCAGTCCAAGATCAAGCTGCGCGGCATGCCGTCCAACTACACGCTGGTGCTGGTGGACGGCAAGCGCATGGGCAGTTCGGCGTCGACCCACTACCGGCCGGACCTTGGCCGACAGGACCTGAACTGGATTTCGCCCGACCAGATCGAGCGCATCGAAGTGGTGCGCGGGCCGATGTCGTCGCTGTACGGTTCCGATGCCATGGGCGGCGTGATCAACATCATCACCCGGCGCATCGGCGATGAATGGAACGGCAGCGCGACGCACAGTTATACCCGCCCCGCCGATGACAAGCGCGGTGACACCCAGCAGATCGGCGCCACGTTCTCCGGCCCGCTCGGCGAACGCTTTGGCCTGCGCGTCGGTGCCAACAGCATGCGCCGCGACTCGGACCAGTCCAACGGTGGTGTCTACGGCAACGCCTACGCCGGCGAGAAGGATCGCAATGTCGACGCGCTGCTGCAGTGGACGCTCAGCGACGCGCAGGAACTGTCGCTGGAAGCCGGCCATGGCGTGCAGCAGGCCTTCATCGACGCCTCGCTGGAAAAGCAGGATGAAGGCGCCTGGGGTGCCAGCGAACTCAAGCGCAGCTCGCTGGCGCTCAACCACGATGGCAAGTGGAGCTTCGGCAATTCGAAGATCAGTGCGTACTGGACCAAGTACAAGAACGACATCGGTGCTACCGGCCGTTCCGAAGCGACCGATACGATCATCGAAGGCAGCCTGACCACGCCATTCACCCTCGGTGTTGAACATCAGTTCGCCGTGGGCGGCCAGTGGAAGCGCCAGGAGCTGACCAACACCGACACCATCGGCCGCGCGCCGATCGACTATGCCGGCAATGCCGTCAGCGGCTCCGATCTGGAAGTGGATACGTGGGCCCTGTTCGTCGAAGACGAGCTGAAACTGCACCGCACCCTGGCGCTGACCCTGGGCGCGCGCCTGGACCATCATGGGAAGTTTGGCGGCCATGTCAGTCCGCGCGCCTACCTGGTCTGGCACCCGGCCGAACAATGGACGATCCGTGGTGGCATTTCCAAGGGCTTCCGCGCGCCCAGCCTGACCGAGAACTCCGCCACCGCCGCCACCCAGTCCGGTGGCCGTGGCTGCACCTCGCTGATCCCACTGGGCTATACGCGCGGCGGCTGCTACATGGCCGGCAATCCGGACCTGGACCCGGAAACCAGTACCAACCGCGAGATCGGCATCAGCTTCGACAACGACCTGGTCGATGCCGGCCTGACCTACTTCCATACCGACTTCAGGAACAAGATCGAGTACGCCCCGCTGGGCAGGTTCAACGGCATCTGGTGGACGCGCATGAGCAACGTGCAGCGCGCGCGCACCAGCGGCATGGAGGGCAACCTCAATTTCCGCTTCGGCGAGCACTGGCGCTGGCGCACCTCGGCCACCTGGATGAAGGAAGCCAAGAACCTGACCACCGGCCGCAACCTGATCGACACACCGGAATTCTCTGGTTATTCGTCGCTGGACTGGACGCCCGGCACGGTGTTTTCCAGCAGCCTGTCGGCGCAGTACACCGGCAAGCAGACCGGCACGGCGACGACCTTCCTCAAGGCCTACACGCTGTATGACCTGACCGCGGCCTGGAACGTCAACGAGGTGCTGACCCTGCGTGGCGGTGTCAGCAACCTGGCCGACAAGAAGCTGTATGCGGAAGGCTCCACCGACTACTTCGTGGCCGGGCGCAGCTACTTCCTCAGCATGACCGCGCGGTTCTGACCAGCAGCATCCGCCGCGATCGCGCTGGCGACGGGCCAGCGCGATCGGCGGTGTTGCGGATTACTCGCTTTCCAGTGCGGCGGCCGGCGCCGCGCTCTGCACAGCCGCCGTGCGTGCACGGTCCATCGCTACCGCCAGTTGCTGGCGTGCGAGCAGCTGTTGTGCCTGCACCACTTCAGGTGTCGGCAGGAGCACCGGTCCCGGTGCGTTTTCCGGTGTAGCAGGTGTGGTCATGCAGCCTCCATGGACATCCCGCCGCCGCACGGACTCAGCGGGTGCGGCAGCGGAACTGCGCACCCTATCCTAAAAACAAGGCGGGTGGGTGACGGTGCGCCCCTGCGCCGCACCACCATGCAGGATAGAGCGTCACATTTCCGACGCTGCAGGGTGGATTCCTGAACCGGCCGCACCGTATCATGTAAACGTTTTCCCACAAGGACGTGTACGTCAATGAACACAGTCGACCTCTCCCGCTTCAGCCCGAAGTGGCAGTTCCGCTTCAACTTCTTCCAGCAGCACGGCGCACCCAAGGAACCGGGTTTCAAGCAGGCCTGGAAGGCGTTGTCCTTCGGCGACCGCCTGAAGGTCAACATCAACTTCTTCGCCTTCTTCTTCGGCTTCATCTACCTGCTCATCCTGGGCATGTGGCGCAAGGCACTGGTGGTGATCGGCATCGGCATCGTGCTGACCATCGTCTCGCTGTTCCTGCCGGATGTCGTCGCGCGTCCACTGTTCATCGCCATGAACTTCCTGGTTGCTTCAAGCACCAACTACAGCTACTACCTGGAGCAGGTGAAGGGTCGCGCCAGCTGGAACCCCTTCGAAGGGATGTTCTGAACCCAAGCCGTCACCGGACCTGGATCCGGTGCGCTGTGACCGGCTGAAACGAAAACGCCCGGCCTTGGCCGGGCGTTTTCATGTGTGCGCGTAGCGGACCTCAGGCCGCGCGGCGTGCCACGGCCACCGGCTCGGCCTGCAGGCGGAAGCGCGAGACCGCCACCGCCAGTTGCTCGGCCTGCTCTTCCATCGCGCGTGCCGCAGCGCTGGCTTCCTCCACCAGCGCGGCGTTCTGCTGGGTAGTCTCATCCATCTGCACCACGGTCTGGTTGACCTGCTCGATGCCGGCTGACTGTTCGCGAGAGGCGGCCGAGATCTCGGCCATGATCTCGTTGACCCGCCCGACCTGGCCGACGATCTCCTGCATCGTGCGGCCGGCGCCGTGCACCAGCTGCGCTCCGGCACCGACCTGGGCCACCGAAGCATCGATCAGCTCCTTGATTTCCTTCGCGGCACCCGCCGAGCGCTGGGCCAGCGCGCGCACCTCGCTGGCGACCACGGCGAAGCCGCGGCCCTGCTCACCGGCCCGCGCGGCTTCCACCGCCGCGTTCAACGCCAGGATGTTGGTCTGGAACGCGATACCGTCGATCACCGAGATGATCTCGGCGATGCGCTGCGACGATGCTTCGATCTGCTCCATCGTCTGCACCACCTGGCTGACCACCTGGCCACCTTCGCTGGCCACGCCCGCTGCGGAGCCGGCCAGGGTGTTGGCCTGCAGCGCGTGGTCGGCGTTCTGGCGCACGGTGGAGGTCAACTCCTCCATCGACGCGGCCGTTTCTTCCAGGTTGGCCGCCTGCTGTTCGGTGCGGCGCGACAGGTCGCTGTTACCGGCAGCAATCTCACCCGCCGCCAGGCGGATGCTGGCCGCCGACTGCTGGATCTGCCCGACGATCCCCGTCAGCTGCTGCACGGTGCTGTTGGCATCATCGCGCATCACCGCGAACACACCGTGGAAGTCGCCCTGCATGCGCGCGCTCAGGTCGCCTGCGGCAATCGCGCGCAGCAGCGTCGACAGCTCGGCCAGGTTGTGGTCGCTCACCTCCATCATGGTGTTGAGGGTCTGCACCATGCGGCGGAAATCGTGGTCGAAGCGCAGCGCATCACCGCGCACCGCGAAGTCGCCGGCGGCCGCCGCAGCCGCCAGTTGCTGGATCTGCTCATTGATCGCGGCCAGGTTGTGCTTGGTGGTGGCCATGGCGGCGGTGAACACTGCCTTCTCGCCCGGCAGTGCTTCCATGTCCACGCTGAGGTCACCTACGGCGTAGCGCTGCATCACCTCGACCAGGCGCTGGGTGACCGCATTGCTGGAGGCCACCAGCTGGTTGCTGTCGGCCACCATGCGGCCGTACTCGCCCGGGAACGCCGAGGCGTCCATGCGGTAGCTGAGCTCGCCGGCATCGTGGCGGCGCGCCATTTCCGCCTGCGCGGCCATCACGGCCTGCAGCTGGCCACGCATGCCCTGCATCGCCTCCAGCAAGCGGCCCACTTCATCGTTGCTGCGTGCCGGCAGCGTGCTGTCCAGCTTGCCGGCGGCCACGTCGCCCGCCACGCGCACGGCTTCGGCCAGCGGGCGGATCGCCAGGCGGCGCAGCAGCACGTAGACACCGGCGCTGAGGGTCAGCGCGGCCACCACGCCAACCAGCAGGGTCAGCCACAGCAGCTGGCGGGCCTCGGCAACGATCACCGCATGCGGCATCACCACGCCCAGCGCGAAGCGCTGCGGGGCATCGCCCACGCGCAGCGGCACGTACACGCGTACGTTGCCGGCCGCGTCCGGGGTGAAGGCTTCAAACCTGCGGTCGGCGGCAATGTCGGCCAGCATGCTGCGGGTCAATGCGTCGCTGCGCGGCTTGCCGATCTCGGCCGCATTGGCCGATGCCAGCACTACGCCCTTGGGCGAGAGCAGTTCGACGCGGCCAGCGCCCATCGGCGTCAGCGTCGCCAGATGCTTCTGCAGCGCCGCCAGCGAGAAGTCCACGGTGAACACACCGAGGAACGTGCCGTTCTCCACGATCGGCGTGCTCAACGTGCTCATCAGCACCTGCTGGCCGGCGATGTCGTAGGCGTAGGGCTCGCTGACCTTGGGCAGCTTGTCGCGGCTGGGCACCACGTACCAGTCGGCCGAACCGTCGGCGGCTTCGGTGTAGTCGGTCATGGTCGACTGCTGCGGCTTGCCGTCGTGCCAGGCCCAGTAGCTCATGTAGCGGCCGCTGGCATCGTGCATCTCGGTATTGGCGAACTCGGCATCCTTGCCATCGAAGGCGTTGGCCTCCCACATGGTGCTCTTGCCCAGCCATTCGGGGTGGGTGCGCAGCTGCTCGCCAATCACCGCGGCCAGGCTGGCGCGGTCGGGAACGTCGCCGCGCGCGCGCTGGGCCAGCACGGCTTCAACCATCGCATCGTTGCTGGCGAAGGCGGTGCCCAGGTCGGCCGCGACCTGGCGCGCCTCGGCATTGGCCTCGCTGGTCATGGTCTGGCGCGAGGCATCGATCAGGCTGGCGCTGGCCTGGCGATAGATCAGGAACGCCGTCAGGCCGAAGCACAGCAGCGCGATGACGGCGGTACCCAGCATCAGCTTGTGGGCGATGCTGCCCGGGCGGCGGGCAGCGGCGGAACGGGAAGAAGGCATGGAAGGATCCGCAAGGCAGTTCAGGACAACCGGCACCGCAAGGGCACCGCGCAGGCGCGCGATCCATCGCGCAGGCTGCCGGCCGCCGGGGACCGCCCGGCGCTGGAAGCGCACCGGGTTAGCGGCCGCCAGCCCACCAGGTTGAGGCGCCTGGCGTGCACATTCCTGAATCCGCTCAGGGACGGGCCAGAAACCCGTCCCGTCTCCCCTACTCGGCCACCCGGTCCCTGATCCACTCCGCGCGTGGCAACACTTCGATGCTGCCTGAGGCGTACTGCTGCAGCACGTCGTCCGGCCCGAAGCGCGGCTGCCAGCCCAGCTCCCTGCGGATACGGGCACTGTCGTAGACGCGATCGACGCTCAGCGGCAACGGCCAGCCACGGCGCTCGAACTCGGCCAGCAACTGCGGCACGCGCCGGGCCAACACGTTGCGCGGCTGGGTGGCCAGCTCCAGGCAGTCCTCGCGCCGGAACGGTGTCGCCGCGCAGGCGATGTAGCGGTCGAAGGCCGCGCCCTCATCGAGCAGCAACGCCGCATGCGCGCTGGCCACGTCACGCGCGTCAATGCCGCGGTGCAGGCGGAACATCGCCATCCGCTCCGGCGGTTCCGGGAAGCAGCGCCCCATCCGCAGCACGCGCACACTGAACTCCGGCGCAGCGGCGGCTTCAGCCAGGGCCTCGGCCTGCAGTTTGGTGCGGTGGTAGATCGTGCGCGGCAACGGCTCGGTATCCTCGTCGATCCATCGGCACCCCCCCGCCACCACGGCATGGCCGTACAGCGCCGTGGTACTGGTCAGCACGAAGCGCCGAGCACCGGCTTCGCGCGCCGCCTGCAGCAGGTGCGCAGTGGCGTCCACGTTGATCTGCTGGAACACCGTATCCGGTACCAGGCCAACGTGCGGGGCATGCAGGGCCGCGGTATGGATGACCGCGTCGACGCCCTGCACCGCGCGTACGACGGCCTGATGATCGGTGACATCGGCAATGATGCGCGTGGTGGCAAACGGGCTGCGATCCAGGCCCACCACTTCATGGGCAGCCGCCAACGCACCGAAGATCGCGCGCCCGATCCGCCCGGAACTGCCGGTCAACAGAATCTTCATTGAGTCCATTCACTCGAAGCGCCCGGGAACTACCGGGATGCCTCGATTCTAGGCATGCTGCATGTCATCTGCGATAGGGCGGTGTTGCAGATGTGCGTTCATCCTGACGACTTCGAGGGCGCCAGCAACTGCCGTGCGATGAACAACGGATCATCGCCACCTGCAACATCGGGCGTCACACCGGTGCGCTCCCAGTTGCCGCCGGTACGCAGGTTGATGGGCTGGCGGTCCGGAATGCTGATCTGATAACCGTCCGGCAGCAGCACAGGATCATCGAACATATGTGCGGCGCCACCACTGCGGCCGCCGACGATGCGCGCACGTCCCAGGGCCTGCAGCGAACAGGCAACGAACTCGGCCGCCGAGCCGGTGCGGCGGTCGATCAGCACGACCAGCGGCTTCAGGTACAGCGGCAGGCTCACCGGCGGCAGGGGTACCGCCGTGCGCTGGCCGCGATGCTCAACGGCCTGCACCTGGGTGACGGTGGGCTGCAGCAGCGTGCGTACCAGCAGGTCCGCGCTGCCGTCGTCACCGCCGCCGTTCTGGCGCAGGTCCAGCACCAGGCCATCGGTGTCGGCCAGCAGGGTGAACGCCGCCGCCAGCTTGGGGCGAGCCAGATCGAGCGGATAGAAGGTGCTCAGCCGCAGGTAGTCGATGTTGCCCTCCAGCACCCGCACCTCGCGACAGCCGCGAACGCATCCTGCAGTTGAGCCCGCTTGCCCTGCAGGCACTGCCGGCGCTGCAGGCGCAATGGCAGGCCACCGCACGTGCCGCACGCAGCCTCGATGCGGATCTCGGACAGTCGTTGGAGCAGGTGCTGCGCGATGCACTGCAGGCGCTGGAGCAACGACCGATCGCGCAACGCCTTGGCGACGCCCGTCGGCGCTGACACAGCGCCGTCTCGATGACGCCCCGCGTCTTCGCTGATGCCTGCCGCAGCGTTCGCCTGAATGGCGCCGCCATCAACCAGGTGCGCACATCGCGTGAAGGCCACGACCGCGATGGCGACCTGGACTTAGCACGCGTTGGCCAAGCATGGGCGCCGTCGCCGACCACGGCGCCACCCATGCAGCAGGAGACTTCCCATGACTGAGCAGAATCACCGCTCCAACCGGGGCTTCGCCTCGATGGACCAGGCCAAGCAGCGCGCGATCGCTGCCAAAGGCGGGCGTGCCGCGCATGCTTCCGGCAATGCGCATGAGTTCAGCCCCGACGAGGCACGCGCGGCAGGCCGCAAGGGCGGCGAGGCGATCAGCCGTGATCGGCAGCACATGGCCGCGATCGGACGTGAAGGTGGGCATGCCCGCCACGCCAATGCCCGCCAGCAGCAACAGCAACAGCAAGCCGGGCATGGCGCAGAGGATCCACATCACCAGCAGCGGTGATACCGCGCCCTCAGGCCGCGGCCCGTCGACGGTACAGTTCCGCAGCCACGAGCAGGACCAGCGTGCCTGCCACTGCCATCGCCCAGGCGAAGCCGGCGGCCATGGCACTGCGATACCCGGTAAGCACCTGCGGCGCGGCGTGCAGCGAGCCCGGGCGCAGGATGAGATCACGCGCCTGCGCAACAAGCCACTGCTGACCTGGGGCCTGCGCGGATGCGGCGAACTGCTGCACGGCGTGTTGACCCATCAGGCTGCCCAGCAAGGCGAGGATCCAGGCCGGCGTGCACGGCGGCACCGATGACCTGATCGCCATGCCAGCGCAGGATGCAGAGGCCTTCATCGCAGCGGTGGTGGGCGATTGCCTGCGCATGGTCGGCGTTCCGGCAGCGCCAACGCGCGGCGGCAGACGACGCTGAAGCGACGCTTCCCGCTCAGGCGTGAGCGAGGATGTTCAGCAGCCGCCCGAAGGGATCGCGGACGAAGAAGCGGCGCACGCCCCAGGGTTCGTCGGCCGGGCCATACTCCAGCGCGACACCAGCCGCACGCATGCGCTCCAGCACCTGCTGCAGGTCGTCCACCTCGATCGACAGGTCCGGCACCGGCGTGCCGGAACCGCCCTCACTGGCAAAACTGACCTGCGCCAGTGCACTGCCCTGCCCGCCATGGGTGACGATCCAGCCATGGTCCATCACCACTGGCATGCCGAGCAGCTCGCCGTAGAAGGCAGCGGCCCGTTCGGGTTCCGGTGTGGCGATGTTGGCAACGATGCGTTTGACGGCCATGACATTCCTCACCATGAAGACATGCCGAGCCTACCGTATCGA
This genomic interval from Stenotrophomonas sp. 57 contains the following:
- a CDS encoding sensor histidine kinase, whose amino-acid sequence is MPPASTPPWMPELCRLPRLAAMLGLAELVVVVLALAPDGSRHWTFGELLSASGFALWLALAVTASLCLLRQALSRLPQMLGAIAAIALATLIAVVCAGIVHALYAVLGDSFARGISFWRFTLGSAATTALIAALALRYFYVSDRWAAQVQANARAQADALQARIRPHFLFNSMNLIASLLHRDPAVAERAVLDLSDLFRAALGAGEGDSTLRDECELAERYLSIESLRLGERLQVRWQRDEPLPWDLPLPRLVLQPLVENAVLHGISRLPEGGTIELQLHRDGNELRIQVRNPAPDPQAPGLALARGAGHAQHSIGHRLAWRFGSAARMTAGWSEGYYACQVTVPIQ
- a CDS encoding alpha/beta hydrolase, which gives rise to MLQTVEQETGVSPQWSVIWLHGLGADGNDFAPIVPELVRPHWPALRFVFPHAPVRPITINNGVPMRGWYDIVGMDFRSRADMAGVRESVAQLDALIAREIERGIAPEKIFLAGFSQGGAIILTAALSRTAPLAGLIALSTYLPEAESAKRVDGAVQVPVFMAHGSSDPVIPQAVAVHSAQALQALGLDVEWHSYPMAHQVCAEEIQALGDWLQERLGAA
- the mdoH gene encoding glucans biosynthesis glucosyltransferase MdoH, giving the protein MGGQTIHAEADAPRLDAGWALLPAESPLPMPEQTLREGALKVRRHRTSPRLIGLRRFYIFGGTLAMTAIATRMMWRVLSANGISVLEACLLVLFVGLFAWIALSFASALAGFLTAVFDRGYRLGIDPDKPLPTVHSRTALLMPTYNEDPRRLLAGLQAIYESVAATGQLERFDFFVLSDTRREDIAAAEEQVFAELRDRVPDGQTRLFYRRRGDNSGRKAGNIADWVRRFGGAYPQMLILDADSLMTGDSIVRLVAGMEHNADVGLIQTLPSVIGGRTLFARMQQFGGRVYGPVIARGVAWWHGAESNYWGHNAIIRTRAFADHAGLPALPGRKPFGGHVLSHDFVEAALMRRGGWAAHMVPYLGGSYEEGPPTLTDLLVRDRRWCQGNLQHGKVVGSRGLHWISRTHMLIGIGHYFTAPMWAMLMLIGIAIPLFQEGIDFNALLHLSPSVYWRAQDEEQVVRLFAATMAVLLLPKVLGYLAMLLDPVDRRGCGGAIRAFVSMLVETVLAALMAPVVMYVQSRGVAEVLSGRDSGWDAQQRDDGGISWMALVRGYGGLGVFGAFMGLVAWAVSPSLAAWMAPVVIGMVLAVPVVALTSSRGPGAFLHRLGLLDIPEENIPPTVLVRAAQLRREAAEQPPLY
- a CDS encoding TonB-dependent receptor — encoded protein: MSQLSRSRSARLPRTRLASALATACLLTVPGLAAAEASADASTKDLDTVVVTASGNQQWIKDAPASISVISREDIARQPVHDLATLLSRVPGVTGGLSAVGEQSKIKLRGMPSNYTLVLVDGKRMGSSASTHYRPDLGRQDLNWISPDQIERIEVVRGPMSSLYGSDAMGGVINIITRRIGDEWNGSATHSYTRPADDKRGDTQQIGATFSGPLGERFGLRVGANSMRRDSDQSNGGVYGNAYAGEKDRNVDALLQWTLSDAQELSLEAGHGVQQAFIDASLEKQDEGAWGASELKRSSLALNHDGKWSFGNSKISAYWTKYKNDIGATGRSEATDTIIEGSLTTPFTLGVEHQFAVGGQWKRQELTNTDTIGRAPIDYAGNAVSGSDLEVDTWALFVEDELKLHRTLALTLGARLDHHGKFGGHVSPRAYLVWHPAEQWTIRGGISKGFRAPSLTENSATAATQSGGRGCTSLIPLGYTRGGCYMAGNPDLDPETSTNREIGISFDNDLVDAGLTYFHTDFRNKIEYAPLGRFNGIWWTRMSNVQRARTSGMEGNLNFRFGEHWRWRTSATWMKEAKNLTTGRNLIDTPEFSGYSSLDWTPGTVFSSSLSAQYTGKQTGTATTFLKAYTLYDLTAAWNVNEVLTLRGGVSNLADKKLYAEGSTDYFVAGRSYFLSMTARF
- a CDS encoding DUF2628 domain-containing protein, which codes for MNTVDLSRFSPKWQFRFNFFQQHGAPKEPGFKQAWKALSFGDRLKVNINFFAFFFGFIYLLILGMWRKALVVIGIGIVLTIVSLFLPDVVARPLFIAMNFLVASSTNYSYYLEQVKGRASWNPFEGMF
- a CDS encoding methyl-accepting chemotaxis protein, which translates into the protein MPSSRSAAARRPGSIAHKLMLGTAVIALLCFGLTAFLIYRQASASLIDASRQTMTSEANAEARQVAADLGTAFASNDAMVEAVLAQRARGDVPDRASLAAVIGEQLRTHPEWLGKSTMWEANAFDGKDAEFANTEMHDASGRYMSYWAWHDGKPQQSTMTDYTEAADGSADWYVVPSRDKLPKVSEPYAYDIAGQQVLMSTLSTPIVENGTFLGVFTVDFSLAALQKHLATLTPMGAGRVELLSPKGVVLASANAAEIGKPRSDALTRSMLADIAADRRFEAFTPDAAGNVRVYVPLRVGDAPQRFALGVVMPHAVIVAEARQLLWLTLLVGVVAALTLSAGVYVLLRRLAIRPLAEAVRVAGDVAAGKLDSTLPARSNDEVGRLLEAMQGMRGQLQAVMAAQAEMARRHDAGELSYRMDASAFPGEYGRMVADSNQLVASSNAVTQRLVEVMQRYAVGDLSVDMEALPGEKAVFTAAMATTKHNLAAINEQIQQLAAAAAAGDFAVRGDALRFDHDFRRMVQTLNTMMEVSDHNLAELSTLLRAIAAGDLSARMQGDFHGVFAVMRDDANSTVQQLTGIVGQIQQSAASIRLAAGEIAAGNSDLSRRTEQQAANLEETAASMEELTSTVRQNADHALQANTLAGSAAGVASEGGQVVSQVVQTMEQIEASSQRIAEIISVIDGIAFQTNILALNAAVEAARAGEQGRGFAVVASEVRALAQRSAGAAKEIKELIDASVAQVGAGAQLVHGAGRTMQEIVGQVGRVNEIMAEISAASREQSAGIEQVNQTVVQMDETTQQNAALVEEASAAARAMEEQAEQLAVAVSRFRLQAEPVAVARRAA